The DNA sequence GTTCCCTATGGGTTTGAGAGATGGACCTGTTCTTGTTGCACCGCTAGAGCTTGTTTTGGTGTGGGGCTTTTATAGCTCAGTCCGATGCTAGAGCAAACTTCCTTTTTTTATAAAGATAGATGCGTGAACCCTAAATGTCGAGGGAAATCTGGCACTGCGGAAACAATGTGTCTTCGGTAGACAACGATTTTGAGGCTGTTTCTTGGGCTTTTTTACCAAAATTTGGCTTTACAATATATTTTTAAAGTATGAAACCCTGTGCGGAAAAATTGCAGTCTGAAGAGCGTCTCGGTTCTATCCCTCCGAAGCGCATGTCGGTTTTTGAATTTAATGATTACCGCGCTTATTTGCGGCACTATTTTGAAAGTGCGCAAGCTCTGAACCGCCGTTATTCGCTGCGGAGTTTTTCGGACAGGCTGGGATTTTCGTCCAAGGATTTTATTTCGCGCGTGATGAAGGGCGAAAAGAGCCTCACTCCGGCGAGCATTGCAAAAATTGTCGGAGGCTTGCAATTTGATGAAAGCGAAGCCGCCTATTTCGAGGCGATGGTGCTGTTCTGCCAGGCGTCTAACGACGATGAGCGTGAAAACTACAAGAAGCGCATGGAAGAAATCACGGCTGCTTACCGTTTCACGCAGCAGATGCTTTTGACTCGTGCGTACCAGTATGAGGTTTATTCGCACTGGTACTATTCTGCGATCCGCTCGATTATCGGGATGATTGGCTTTGACGGCGACTACGATACTCTCGGAGCGCGGCTCACGCCGCCGATTTCGGGAGAGCAGGCGAGGCAGGCGGTGGATTTGCTGGAACGTGTCGGACTCATCAAGAAGGATGCCAAGGGCAACTGGATTTTGAACAATCCGGCGATTAGCACTGGCGACAAGGTCATCCAGCAGGCGTTTGTCAATTACCACAAGGAATTTATTGATTTGGCGAAGGAGTCCATTACCAATGTTCCTTCGAACGAAAGGAACGTGAGCAGTGTGACTCTCGGCATTTCGGAAGCATCTTACAAGAAGATTGTCAAGTGCATCAATGAGTTCCGCAAAAAAATTTCTATGATTGCTAATGAGGACGAAGACGGTGGCCGCGTTTTCCAGATGAATATCCAGATTTTCCCGTTGTCCAAGTGAGGATGCAATGAAACGAAATACTCGATTTGCTAAATCGGCGGTTTCTGCATTGTTTGCGTTGCAGGCGTTACTTGCAATGGTTTTCCTCGTATCTTGCTCTGACAACAAGGTGGCGGGCGGGAACAGCTCCGAAGTCGGTTCCCCGGAATTGATGGGAACGCTCGCTTATGCTGACGGAACGTCAAATCCGGACTTTTTAAGGCGCGCTTCTTATGCCCGTGTTTACTGTGTCCCGACGGATTACGACCCTGCAAAAGAAGATAGCACATCGTACTACACGACGACTGCGGATTCGATGGGATATTACGCTTTTGAAAACTTGCCGAGTGGCGTTTACAATTTGGAAGCGTTTTATGAAGATTCGGATGGCGAAACATTTGCTGTTCGCGAATCTGGCCTGAAAATTGCGAAGGATTCTGCGCAATCTGTCGATTTGGGATTGAATCAAAGTAACGACATCAAGATTTATTTGCAAGATACCAAGGACTCGGTTGCTAGCCTTTCTATCGTGGGTTCAACGTACAAGTCAACCGCCAAGATTATAACAGATGGAATTGTTCGTTATGCGATTTTTACCGGTGTACTGGCATCGTACTATGATTCGGTGCAAGTGAGTACTTCGGAGGGCACTAATAGCATCAAGGCCGTTCTTGTTGAAAATACGGATGCAGAGCAGGCCTTTTACTATGATAGTTCTGCCCGCACTTTGGAAATCCCGCTCAATACATCGGCGACAGGCATAGACCTGCGCGATACTATTGAAGGGTTTCCGCTGTATGTCCGCTTGAACGATTTGAATGCGGA is a window from the Fibrobacter sp. UWB4 genome containing:
- a CDS encoding TIGR02147 family protein; protein product: MKPCAEKLQSEERLGSIPPKRMSVFEFNDYRAYLRHYFESAQALNRRYSLRSFSDRLGFSSKDFISRVMKGEKSLTPASIAKIVGGLQFDESEAAYFEAMVLFCQASNDDERENYKKRMEEITAAYRFTQQMLLTRAYQYEVYSHWYYSAIRSIIGMIGFDGDYDTLGARLTPPISGEQARQAVDLLERVGLIKKDAKGNWILNNPAISTGDKVIQQAFVNYHKEFIDLAKESITNVPSNERNVSSVTLGISEASYKKIVKCINEFRKKISMIANEDEDGGRVFQMNIQIFPLSK